A stretch of Spodoptera frugiperda isolate SF20-4 chromosome 6, AGI-APGP_CSIRO_Sfru_2.0, whole genome shotgun sequence DNA encodes these proteins:
- the LOC118267417 gene encoding ribosome-recycling factor, mitochondrial, whose protein sequence is MGTRILQRIIIPAVNCLRTNPQNVVSRNERAIYANVVNFTVVRNYAKSKDKGKDKKGKGAKVEVNVAAINEVVPVDKMKERCHAAIERMKADFAKNLSLRSTTGSMESLRVKFEGKDYELQELAQIVRKNPKTIVINFASFPQAIPNALKALQSSGLNLNPQQDGTTLYVPVPKVTKEHREALAKNAKALYIKCRDSVKDVQADFIKKVKKQSSVSEDVAFNVSKQINAICEEYQNEAKQIYDVKHNELVGN, encoded by the coding sequence ATGGGTACTAGGATACTACAACGAATTATTATTCCTGCAGTGAACTGCTTAAGAACCAATCCACAAAATGTCGTAAGTCGTAACGAACGAGCAATTTATGCAAATGTGGTGAATTTTACTGTTGTAAGAAACTATGCTAAGAGTAAAGATAAAGGGAAGGACAAGAAAGGTAAAGGAGCTAAGGTAGAGGTGAACGTTGCGGCAATAAATGAGGTTGTGCCAGTGGATAAGATGAAGGAAAGGTGCCATGCAGCTATAGAAAGAATGAAGGCAGATTTTGCCAAGAATCTGTCTTTACGATCTACCACGGGTTCTATGGAATCGTTGAGGGTGAAATTTGAAGGCAAAGATTATGAATTACAGGAACTTGCTCAAATAGTCCGCAAGAATCCTAAAACTATAGTAATCAACTTTGCTTCCTTTCCTCAGGCCATACCAAATGCATTAAAGGCCTTACAAAGCTCTGGCCTCAATTTGAATCCTCAGCAAGACGGCACCACATTGTATGTTCCAGTACCCAAAGTCACAAAAGAACACCGAGAGGCACTGGCAAAGAATGCCAAGGCATTGTATATAAAATGTAGAGATTCAGTAAAGGATGTTCAAGCAGACTTTATTAAAAAGGTTAAGAAACAAAGCAGTGTATCTGAAGATGTAGCATTTAATGTATCTAAGCAAATCAATGCAATTTGTGAAGAATATCAAAATGAAGCTAAGCAAATTTATGATGTGAAACATAATGAGTTAGTAGGAAATTAG